The window TGTCCCAGAGAAGATTGATTTGGCGATTACAGCCGTTTGCCAGGCGTTCCGCATTGCCATTGAGGGCATTGAGAAGGCAGGGCGGCAACTTGAGCGAGGATATATCGGCTGGTTACCATTTTATTCTGAGGAACGGTTTGTAGTTTTGCAGTGTGATTTCGCTTGCATGGTTGGGCCAGAGCATTTCCGCAGATGGATTCTGCCTGCGCTTATTGAGGAATCAGAGTACGTCGTGAATGCTGTTTATCATTATGATGGCCCAGGTGCACTTATTCATTTGGAGGATATCCTATCAATCCCAAAGATTAAGGTAATTCAATGGACACCAGGTGCAGGTAATCCTCCACTCATTGAGTGGATGGATTTACTGCTGGAGTGCCAAAAAGCTGGGAAGGGATTGTATTTAGCTGCCTCGCCAGATGAAGTGAAAGTATTCCACCGCAATCTTAGGCCTGAGGGTATTATGTATGATGTATGGGTTTCTTCCAAGGAGGAAGGCGAGGCTCTGATAGATTGGTTGAAGGCAAATACCTAGCTTTTGCAAAAGTTGGTTAGAAATGTGCTTCACATATTGAAGAGTGGCATTGGGCAGAATCTCATAAGAGTAGCTTTGAGCCTTCTGTCGTTAAAAGGGTTATCCATTGATGACAAAAATTAAGGGAGCATCCGAAAATTGAATGCTCCCTTGGCGATTTTTAAATATCTTCACTAGCGCTCGGCAATGGCTTGCGCTTTTTGTATGTCAACGTCAATGCCTGGGCCCATTGTCGAAGACACAGTAATCTTTCGCAAATATCGACCTTTGGCTGCAGCTGGCCTGGCTTTGATTAGCGCCGACAACAGCGCCGCAAAGTTTTCCAGAAGTTTTTCTTTCTCAAAAGATACTTTCCCAATTGGCATGTGAATGTTGCCAGCCTTATCAACGCGGTATTCGACGCGAGAAGCGCTTTTGATGTCGCGAACAACTTTTGCAATATCCATTGTAACTGTGCCAGATTTCGGATTAGGCATTCGAGGGCCAAGAATTCGGCCTAGCTTGCCAACCATGCTCATCATATCCGGCGTGGCAACAAGAATGTCGAAGTCGCGCCAGCCTTCTTCAATCTTCTTGACAAGGTCCTCGGCTCCCACCACATCTGCGCCGGCTTCTTCGGCTTCTTTGGCTTTCTCGCCTTTTGCAAAGACAGCTACTTTGCGTACCTTGCCGGTGCCATGTGGTAGGGTAGTGGTTCCGCGAACCATTTGATCTCCATGGCGTGGATCTACGCCCAGGCGAACTGCGACATCAACAGTCTCATCGAACTTTGCGCTAGCAAGCTCTTTTACGAGTGCAAGAGCTTCTTCTGGGTCGTATGCCTTTCCTTTCTCAACTTTCTTTACGGCTTCGTTGTACCTTTTGCCATGAGTAGGCATTCTTACATTCCTCCTTGTGGTTAATTTTCGGTTCGTAAAGAGCGAACCTCCCACGGGGACTTTGGCTGTTTGCTGTAAGTCAGCGGCAAAGCCCCTGCTAAGCTTCTACTACTTCAATACCTGCAGATCTTGCGGTGCCCTCGATTATCCTCATCGCTGCTTCGATGCTGTTTGCATTG is drawn from Armatimonadota bacterium and contains these coding sequences:
- the rplA gene encoding 50S ribosomal protein L1 gives rise to the protein MPTHGKRYNEAVKKVEKGKAYDPEEALALVKELASAKFDETVDVAVRLGVDPRHGDQMVRGTTTLPHGTGKVRKVAVFAKGEKAKEAEEAGADVVGAEDLVKKIEEGWRDFDILVATPDMMSMVGKLGRILGPRMPNPKSGTVTMDIAKVVRDIKSASRVEYRVDKAGNIHMPIGKVSFEKEKLLENFAALLSALIKARPAAAKGRYLRKITVSSTMGPGIDVDIQKAQAIAER